The window TCTTATTATTAGACAAATATAATGAGAAGCCAAAGAAATAGGGGGAATTCATTATGTTAGAAACATTAATGATGATTGCATTACTGGCAGTCATGGTTACAATTACATACTTTATTGCAAGAAAAGTTATTTTTGAAATTAAATCAGCAAAAGATGAAAAGTCACTTTTAATTGACGGTATTTTAACGCGCTCTGATATTAACAGTGTGATTACTTCATATATCACAAGAATTGCTAAGGGTACAACATTTTCTTTAATCTATATTGATTTAGATAAATTTGGTGACTTAAGTGAAGCTTTCGGTGAAAAAGAATCTAAGAATATCTTAGAAAATATTGCGAAACGTATTAAAAAATTATTACCAACATCAGCAAAAATTGCTAGATACACTGGAGATGAGTTTTTAATCTTTTTAAATAACCAGTACAGTCAAAAACAAGTGACTGAATATGGGTATAAGATTTTATATGAACTACGTAATAAAACAAAAGTAGCGGGTGGTACTGAAATTGATTTAACAGCATCTGTTGCCGTATGTTATTACCCAATGCATGGTAATAGTTTAAAGAATTTAATGGATTCATTAAAGATTGCCATTTATCAAGCAAAGAAAAATGGTGGAAACTCACTTAAGATTTATTCTGAAGAATTAAAAGATCAAGAAGAATCAATTGAGTACTATTATCAAATTAAACACGCTATTGAACGTCATGAGTTCCAACTATATTATCAACCGATGATCGATTATACAAATAAAAAGATTTATGGTTATGAAGCACTCTTGCGTTGGAACCATCCAACTTTAGGTGTGTTAGGACCTGACAAGTTTATTAATATCATGGAACAAACAGGAGATATTCACTGGGTTGGTCGTTGGGGTATTGAATCAATTATTAAGACAAGTTATGAATTACGTGGCATTCATTCAATGTATGATGATGTAAAAATCAGTATCAACTTAAGTCCTAAACAGTTATTAAGTGAAACCATTGCATCTGACTTTGCGAAAGCTGTAAAAAAATTAAAGGGGAATCCT of the Acholeplasma hippikon genome contains:
- a CDS encoding bifunctional diguanylate cyclase/phosphodiesterase, with the translated sequence MLETLMMIALLAVMVTITYFIARKVIFEIKSAKDEKSLLIDGILTRSDINSVITSYITRIAKGTTFSLIYIDLDKFGDLSEAFGEKESKNILENIAKRIKKLLPTSAKIARYTGDEFLIFLNNQYSQKQVTEYGYKILYELRNKTKVAGGTEIDLTASVAVCYYPMHGNSLKNLMDSLKIAIYQAKKNGGNSLKIYSEELKDQEESIEYYYQIKHAIERHEFQLYYQPMIDYTNKKIYGYEALLRWNHPTLGVLGPDKFINIMEQTGDIHWVGRWGIESIIKTSYELRGIHSMYDDVKISINLSPKQLLSETIASDFAKAVKKLKGNPKNIILEVGEFALFEKQEQIFENLVKLSEVGFSIAVDGFSIDLATINRLSRINMDMIKMRQKTITENETNGKYLELLLNYVKTNGKLVVAEGVEALDEVKKIAKLGVELFQGYYFGTPMPFIELQDYTDKFMEKFGNLN